From the Osmerus eperlanus chromosome 19, fOsmEpe2.1, whole genome shotgun sequence genome, one window contains:
- the c2cd2l gene encoding phospholipid transfer protein C2CD2L isoform X2: MMLKDMSWLCLVGLFLTSLLIVLAWLVQYSLALLRLRSPRSVTQSRGDTFWQLPFSLSHQTQAGGVWGSLLKLRFGRDEPASEAGVKGLLASLFSFKSFREHWQKAWVRALNEQACRHGSSIQITFDNSLQLPASAIIDSVTCTDQSARSMVLHCNCAVDTVTFPVTVTQQSPAAVSMDTYQITIEPMLAQLVVCLEEVEEEGLLVTWTFSRQPTFFLTVSPRRLQRENKDAEADLEMIGELVEDTLFSTQPAMILNLKACVSSPAFPRDRLQRGLTPPSQSVPIQRLLLRQLRATCLRGGQSSGEMCCVVSLNQPSTEKRTRFLPRPVSLAASLDWSEDVTLELGPETKELKLRLLERSSKGEKFLPGHASLVLDLPRRSPIGQHVLSVSHGHGLAPVATVTFELQLLEVRDSRGSHSATPLRSSHTPTKKVDVDRTIMPDGTIVTTVTTIQSRPKLDRKMGDSPSRSPSKVEVTEKGPTILSDGLHGVAGSSPTPSQSPLSNGLDPVADTAIRQLTESASKVARKTPTKRSTLIISGVSKVPISEDDSALSVGYAAAMDAALQGGASNHYGTGHQQDPDETTPSDVSERPSVDDVESETGSTGALETRSLKDHKVGFLRSGTNLFFRRRHRQKDASFSQSHEDISNLGSNSASAATISRKKSGSFSRRLIKRFSFRSSSKSKDKASATNGGASTADN; this comes from the exons ATGATGCTAAAGGACATGAGCTggctgtgtctggtggggttGTTCCTGACCTCCCTGCTGATTGTGTTGGCCTGGCTGGTCCAGTACTCTTTAGCACTACTGCGCCTCAGGAGCCCCAGATCAGTCACCCAGAGCAGGGGGGACACATTCTGGCaacttcccttctccctctcccaccaaaCCCAGGCTGGGGGAGTGTGGGGTTCCCTGTTAAAGCTCAGATTTGGACGAGATGAACCAGCATCTGAGGCAGGAGTGAAGGGCCTGCTTGCCTCTCTGTTCTCCTTCAAGTCCTTCCGGGAACACTGGCAGAAAGCATGGGTCAGAGCACTCAACGAGCAAGCTTGCAGGCACGGG AGTTCCATCCAGATCACCTTTGACAACAGTCTCCAGCTTCCTGCTTCAGCCATAATAGATAGTGTGACCTGCACAGACCAATCAGCTCGCAGTATG GTTTTACATTGTAATTGTGCCGTTGACACAGTAACATTTCCAGTGACAGTCACTCAGCAGTCACCTGCAGCCGTTTCCATGGATACCTACCAGATCACCATAGAGCCAATGCTGGCCCAG TTGGTGGTGtgtctggaggaggtggaggaggagggtctcCTGGTGACCTGGACCTTCTCCAGACAGCCCACCTTCTTCCTCACGGTCTCTCCACGCAGGCtccagagggag AACAAGGATGCGGAGGCAGACCTGGAGATGATCGGAGAGCTGGTGGAGGACACTCTCTTCAGCACCCAGCCAGCCATGATCCTCAACCTTAAAGCCTGTGTCTCCAGTCCTGCG TTCCCCAGGGACCGTCTCCAacggggtctgacccccccgtcTCAGAGTGTCCCCATACAGCGTCTGCTGCTACGCCAGCTCAGGGCCACGTGCCTGCGAGGAG gtcaGTCGTCTGGGGAGATGTGCTGTGTGGTGAGTCTGAACCAGCCCTCCACTGAGAAGAGGACCCGCTTCCTTCCCAGGCCCGTCAGCCTTGCAGCCTCCCTGGACTGGAGCGAGGATGTCACACT GGAACTAGGGCCAGAAACCAAAGAGCTCAAACTACGACTGCTGGAAAGGAGCAGCAAAGGGGAAA AATTCTTGCCTGGCCACGCCTCCTTAGTCCTGGACCTGCCACGGAGAAGTCCTATTGGACAGCATGTGCTGTCAGTCAGCCATGGTCATGGCTTGGCACCAGTTGCAACAGTCACCTTTGAG CTGCAGCTCCTAGAAGTAAGGGATTCCCGTGGCAGCCATAGCGCTAcacccctccgctcctctcatACCCCGACAAAGAAGGTGGACGTGGACCGCACCATCATGCCGGATGGCACCATCGTCACCACAGTGACCACCATCCAGTCACGACCCAAACTGGACCGTAAGATGG GTGACTCTCCCTCTCGGTCTCCATCCAAAGTGGAGGTGACAGAGAAAGGACCCACAATCCTCTCTGATGGCCTCCATGGCGTGGCCGgatccagccccacccccagcc AGAGTCCTCTCTCCAATGGTCTAGACCCAGTAGCTGATACAGCCATCCGGCAGCTGACGGAGTCAGCCAGCAAGGTAGCTAGGAAGACGCCCACTAAAAGAAGCACACTCATCATCTCTGGGGTGTCAAAG GTTCCCATCTCGGAGGATGACTCGGCTCTGTCAGTGGGCTACGCTGCGGCCATGGATGCTGCCCTGCAGGGCGGAGCCTCCAACCACTATGGGACGGGGCATCAACAGGACCCGGATGAGACCACGCCCTCGGACGTGTCGGAGCGGCCCTCGGTAGACGACGTGGAGTCGGAGACGGGCTCCACAGGTGCACTAGAAACACGCAGCCTCAAGGACCACAAAG TGGGCTTCCTCCGGAGCGGGACCAACCTGTTCTTCCGCAGAagacacagacagaaggacGCAAGCTTCAGTCAATCCCACGAAGACATCTCCAACCTCGGAAGCAACTCCGCCTCTGCGGCCACCATTAGCCGCAAGAAATCCGGCAGCTTCTCTCGCCGCCTCATCAAGCGCTTCTCCTTCCGTTCATCCTCCAAGTCGAAGGACAAAGCCAGTGCCACTAATGGAGGGGCAAGCACAGCGGATAACTGA
- the c2cd2l gene encoding phospholipid transfer protein C2CD2L isoform X3, with amino-acid sequence MMLKDMSWLCLVGLFLTSLLIVLAWLVQYSLALLRLRSPRSVTQSRGDTFWQLPFSLSHQTQAGGVWGSLLKLRFGRDEPASEAGVKGLLASLFSFKSFREHWQKAWVRALNEQACRHGSSIQITFDNSLQLPASAIIDSVTCTDQSARSMVLHCNCAVDTVTFPVTVTQQSPAAVSMDTYQITIEPMLAQLVVCLEEVEEEGLLVTWTFSRQPTFFLTVSPRRLQRENKDAEADLEMIGELVEDTLFSTQPAMILNLKACVSSPAFPRDRLQRGLTPPSQSVPIQRLLLRQLRATCLRGGQSSGEMCCVVSLNQPSTEKRTRFLPRPVSLAASLDWSEDVTLELGPETKELKLRLLERSSKGEKFLPGHASLVLDLPRRSPIGQHVLSVSHGHGLAPVATVTFELQLLEVRDSRGSHSATPLRSSHTPTKKVDVDRTIMPDGTIVTTVTTIQSRPKLDRKMGDSPSRSPSKVEVTEKGPTILSDGLHGVAGSSPTPSLESPLSNGLDPVADTAIRQLTESASKVPISEDDSALSVGYAAAMDAALQGGASNHYGTGHQQDPDETTPSDVSERPSVDDVESETGSTGALETRSLKDHKVGFLRSGTNLFFRRRHRQKDASFSQSHEDISNLGSNSASAATISRKKSGSFSRRLIKRFSFRSSSKSKDKASATNGGASTADN; translated from the exons ATGATGCTAAAGGACATGAGCTggctgtgtctggtggggttGTTCCTGACCTCCCTGCTGATTGTGTTGGCCTGGCTGGTCCAGTACTCTTTAGCACTACTGCGCCTCAGGAGCCCCAGATCAGTCACCCAGAGCAGGGGGGACACATTCTGGCaacttcccttctccctctcccaccaaaCCCAGGCTGGGGGAGTGTGGGGTTCCCTGTTAAAGCTCAGATTTGGACGAGATGAACCAGCATCTGAGGCAGGAGTGAAGGGCCTGCTTGCCTCTCTGTTCTCCTTCAAGTCCTTCCGGGAACACTGGCAGAAAGCATGGGTCAGAGCACTCAACGAGCAAGCTTGCAGGCACGGG AGTTCCATCCAGATCACCTTTGACAACAGTCTCCAGCTTCCTGCTTCAGCCATAATAGATAGTGTGACCTGCACAGACCAATCAGCTCGCAGTATG GTTTTACATTGTAATTGTGCCGTTGACACAGTAACATTTCCAGTGACAGTCACTCAGCAGTCACCTGCAGCCGTTTCCATGGATACCTACCAGATCACCATAGAGCCAATGCTGGCCCAG TTGGTGGTGtgtctggaggaggtggaggaggagggtctcCTGGTGACCTGGACCTTCTCCAGACAGCCCACCTTCTTCCTCACGGTCTCTCCACGCAGGCtccagagggag AACAAGGATGCGGAGGCAGACCTGGAGATGATCGGAGAGCTGGTGGAGGACACTCTCTTCAGCACCCAGCCAGCCATGATCCTCAACCTTAAAGCCTGTGTCTCCAGTCCTGCG TTCCCCAGGGACCGTCTCCAacggggtctgacccccccgtcTCAGAGTGTCCCCATACAGCGTCTGCTGCTACGCCAGCTCAGGGCCACGTGCCTGCGAGGAG gtcaGTCGTCTGGGGAGATGTGCTGTGTGGTGAGTCTGAACCAGCCCTCCACTGAGAAGAGGACCCGCTTCCTTCCCAGGCCCGTCAGCCTTGCAGCCTCCCTGGACTGGAGCGAGGATGTCACACT GGAACTAGGGCCAGAAACCAAAGAGCTCAAACTACGACTGCTGGAAAGGAGCAGCAAAGGGGAAA AATTCTTGCCTGGCCACGCCTCCTTAGTCCTGGACCTGCCACGGAGAAGTCCTATTGGACAGCATGTGCTGTCAGTCAGCCATGGTCATGGCTTGGCACCAGTTGCAACAGTCACCTTTGAG CTGCAGCTCCTAGAAGTAAGGGATTCCCGTGGCAGCCATAGCGCTAcacccctccgctcctctcatACCCCGACAAAGAAGGTGGACGTGGACCGCACCATCATGCCGGATGGCACCATCGTCACCACAGTGACCACCATCCAGTCACGACCCAAACTGGACCGTAAGATGG GTGACTCTCCCTCTCGGTCTCCATCCAAAGTGGAGGTGACAGAGAAAGGACCCACAATCCTCTCTGATGGCCTCCATGGCGTGGCCGgatccagccccacccccagcc TAGAGAGTCCTCTCTCCAATGGTCTAGACCCAGTAGCTGATACAGCCATCCGGCAGCTGACGGAGTCAGCCAGCAAG GTTCCCATCTCGGAGGATGACTCGGCTCTGTCAGTGGGCTACGCTGCGGCCATGGATGCTGCCCTGCAGGGCGGAGCCTCCAACCACTATGGGACGGGGCATCAACAGGACCCGGATGAGACCACGCCCTCGGACGTGTCGGAGCGGCCCTCGGTAGACGACGTGGAGTCGGAGACGGGCTCCACAGGTGCACTAGAAACACGCAGCCTCAAGGACCACAAAG TGGGCTTCCTCCGGAGCGGGACCAACCTGTTCTTCCGCAGAagacacagacagaaggacGCAAGCTTCAGTCAATCCCACGAAGACATCTCCAACCTCGGAAGCAACTCCGCCTCTGCGGCCACCATTAGCCGCAAGAAATCCGGCAGCTTCTCTCGCCGCCTCATCAAGCGCTTCTCCTTCCGTTCATCCTCCAAGTCGAAGGACAAAGCCAGTGCCACTAATGGAGGGGCAAGCACAGCGGATAACTGA
- the dpagt1 gene encoding UDP-N-acetylglucosamine--dolichyl-phosphate N-acetylglucosaminephosphotransferase, translated as MSPIPVLPIIINCCMSALGCMATIKLIPAFKDHFIAARLYGMDLNKTSKKEIPESQGVISGTVFLIILFCFIPVPFLSCFVGEQCMGFPHDEFVQLIGALLAICCMIFLGFADDVLNLRWRHKLLLPTMASLPLLMVYFTNFGNTVIVVPKPFRVLLGMHLDLGILYYVYMGMLAVFCTNAINILAGINGIESGQALFISGSIIIFNLLELGGDYQDDHVFSLYFMLPFFFTTLALFYHNWYPSSVFVGDTFCYFAGMTFAVVGILGHFSKTMLLFFIPQVVNFVYSLPQLFHIVPCPRHRLPRLNPDTGKLGMSYSKFKRKDLSKLGDLILKVAEMLQLLEVQRGQEEDDEFVECNNMTLINLVLKFIGPTHERNLTTIMLLIQVFGSVVAFGIRYHLVRLFYDV; from the exons ATGTCACCAATTCCCGTCCTCCCAATTATCATCAACTGTTGTATGTCTGCACTTGGGTGTATGGCCACAATCAAACTCATTCCAGCCTTCAAAGATCATTTCATCGCAGCAAGGTTGTATGGTATGGACCTGAACAAAACTTCTAAAAAGGAAAT TCCAGAGTCTCAAGGCGTCATCAGTGGGACGGTGTTCCTCATCATCCTGTTCTGTTTCATCCCGGTGCCTTTTCTCAGCTGCTTTGTGGGAGAGCAGTGTATGGGCTTCCCACATGATGAG TTTGTCCAGCTGATTGGTGCCCTGTTGGCCATCTGTTGTATGATTTTCCTGGGCTTTGCTGATGACGTACTGAACCTGCGCTGGAGGCATAAGCTCCTGCTCCCCACCatggcctccctgcctctgctcaTGGTCTACTTCACCAACTTTGGCAACACAGTCATCGTGGTGCCCAAGCCCTTCAGAGTCCTGCTGGGGATGCACTTGGATCTGG GGATTCTTTACTACGTCTACATGGGAATGCTGGCAGTGTTCTGTACGAACGCTATCAACATCCTGGCGGGTATCAACGGTATCGAGTCAGGACAAGCTCTCTTCATATCCGGCTCCATCATCATCTTCAACCTTCTGGAGCTGGGCG GAGACTACCAGGACGACCATGTCTTCTCCTTGTACTTCATGCTGCCGTTCTTCTTCACCACTTTAGCACTTTTCTACCATAATTG GTACCCCTCGTCTGTGTTTGTGGGCGACACGTTCTGCTACTTCGCTGGGATGACGTTTGCTGTGGTGGGCATCCTGGGCCATTTCAGCAAAACCATGCTGCTGTTCTTCATCCCTCAGGTGGTCAACTTTGTCTACTCACTGCCACAGCTTTTCCACATTGTCCCCTGCCCCAGGCACCGTCTCCCCAG ACTAAACCCAGACACAGGGAAATTAGGAATGAGCTACTCCAAATTCAAAAGGAAGGACCTCTCCAAATTAGGAGACCTAATACTAAAG GTGGCAGAGATGCTGCAGTTGCTGGAGGTACAGAGGGGGCAGGAAGAAGATGACGAATTTGTGGAGTGTAACAACATGACTTTAATTAATCTAGTGCTTAAGTTTATAGGACCTACTCACGAGAGAAACCTCACAACCATCATGCTACTCATACAG GTGTTTGGGAGTGTGGTGGCTTTTGGAATCCGCTACCATCTGGTGCGACTCTTCTATGATGTCTAG
- the c2cd2l gene encoding phospholipid transfer protein C2CD2L isoform X1 yields MMLKDMSWLCLVGLFLTSLLIVLAWLVQYSLALLRLRSPRSVTQSRGDTFWQLPFSLSHQTQAGGVWGSLLKLRFGRDEPASEAGVKGLLASLFSFKSFREHWQKAWVRALNEQACRHGSSIQITFDNSLQLPASAIIDSVTCTDQSARSMVLHCNCAVDTVTFPVTVTQQSPAAVSMDTYQITIEPMLAQLVVCLEEVEEEGLLVTWTFSRQPTFFLTVSPRRLQRENKDAEADLEMIGELVEDTLFSTQPAMILNLKACVSSPAFPRDRLQRGLTPPSQSVPIQRLLLRQLRATCLRGGQSSGEMCCVVSLNQPSTEKRTRFLPRPVSLAASLDWSEDVTLELGPETKELKLRLLERSSKGEKFLPGHASLVLDLPRRSPIGQHVLSVSHGHGLAPVATVTFELQLLEVRDSRGSHSATPLRSSHTPTKKVDVDRTIMPDGTIVTTVTTIQSRPKLDRKMGDSPSRSPSKVEVTEKGPTILSDGLHGVAGSSPTPSLESPLSNGLDPVADTAIRQLTESASKVARKTPTKRSTLIISGVSKVPISEDDSALSVGYAAAMDAALQGGASNHYGTGHQQDPDETTPSDVSERPSVDDVESETGSTGALETRSLKDHKVGFLRSGTNLFFRRRHRQKDASFSQSHEDISNLGSNSASAATISRKKSGSFSRRLIKRFSFRSSSKSKDKASATNGGASTADN; encoded by the exons ATGATGCTAAAGGACATGAGCTggctgtgtctggtggggttGTTCCTGACCTCCCTGCTGATTGTGTTGGCCTGGCTGGTCCAGTACTCTTTAGCACTACTGCGCCTCAGGAGCCCCAGATCAGTCACCCAGAGCAGGGGGGACACATTCTGGCaacttcccttctccctctcccaccaaaCCCAGGCTGGGGGAGTGTGGGGTTCCCTGTTAAAGCTCAGATTTGGACGAGATGAACCAGCATCTGAGGCAGGAGTGAAGGGCCTGCTTGCCTCTCTGTTCTCCTTCAAGTCCTTCCGGGAACACTGGCAGAAAGCATGGGTCAGAGCACTCAACGAGCAAGCTTGCAGGCACGGG AGTTCCATCCAGATCACCTTTGACAACAGTCTCCAGCTTCCTGCTTCAGCCATAATAGATAGTGTGACCTGCACAGACCAATCAGCTCGCAGTATG GTTTTACATTGTAATTGTGCCGTTGACACAGTAACATTTCCAGTGACAGTCACTCAGCAGTCACCTGCAGCCGTTTCCATGGATACCTACCAGATCACCATAGAGCCAATGCTGGCCCAG TTGGTGGTGtgtctggaggaggtggaggaggagggtctcCTGGTGACCTGGACCTTCTCCAGACAGCCCACCTTCTTCCTCACGGTCTCTCCACGCAGGCtccagagggag AACAAGGATGCGGAGGCAGACCTGGAGATGATCGGAGAGCTGGTGGAGGACACTCTCTTCAGCACCCAGCCAGCCATGATCCTCAACCTTAAAGCCTGTGTCTCCAGTCCTGCG TTCCCCAGGGACCGTCTCCAacggggtctgacccccccgtcTCAGAGTGTCCCCATACAGCGTCTGCTGCTACGCCAGCTCAGGGCCACGTGCCTGCGAGGAG gtcaGTCGTCTGGGGAGATGTGCTGTGTGGTGAGTCTGAACCAGCCCTCCACTGAGAAGAGGACCCGCTTCCTTCCCAGGCCCGTCAGCCTTGCAGCCTCCCTGGACTGGAGCGAGGATGTCACACT GGAACTAGGGCCAGAAACCAAAGAGCTCAAACTACGACTGCTGGAAAGGAGCAGCAAAGGGGAAA AATTCTTGCCTGGCCACGCCTCCTTAGTCCTGGACCTGCCACGGAGAAGTCCTATTGGACAGCATGTGCTGTCAGTCAGCCATGGTCATGGCTTGGCACCAGTTGCAACAGTCACCTTTGAG CTGCAGCTCCTAGAAGTAAGGGATTCCCGTGGCAGCCATAGCGCTAcacccctccgctcctctcatACCCCGACAAAGAAGGTGGACGTGGACCGCACCATCATGCCGGATGGCACCATCGTCACCACAGTGACCACCATCCAGTCACGACCCAAACTGGACCGTAAGATGG GTGACTCTCCCTCTCGGTCTCCATCCAAAGTGGAGGTGACAGAGAAAGGACCCACAATCCTCTCTGATGGCCTCCATGGCGTGGCCGgatccagccccacccccagcc TAGAGAGTCCTCTCTCCAATGGTCTAGACCCAGTAGCTGATACAGCCATCCGGCAGCTGACGGAGTCAGCCAGCAAGGTAGCTAGGAAGACGCCCACTAAAAGAAGCACACTCATCATCTCTGGGGTGTCAAAG GTTCCCATCTCGGAGGATGACTCGGCTCTGTCAGTGGGCTACGCTGCGGCCATGGATGCTGCCCTGCAGGGCGGAGCCTCCAACCACTATGGGACGGGGCATCAACAGGACCCGGATGAGACCACGCCCTCGGACGTGTCGGAGCGGCCCTCGGTAGACGACGTGGAGTCGGAGACGGGCTCCACAGGTGCACTAGAAACACGCAGCCTCAAGGACCACAAAG TGGGCTTCCTCCGGAGCGGGACCAACCTGTTCTTCCGCAGAagacacagacagaaggacGCAAGCTTCAGTCAATCCCACGAAGACATCTCCAACCTCGGAAGCAACTCCGCCTCTGCGGCCACCATTAGCCGCAAGAAATCCGGCAGCTTCTCTCGCCGCCTCATCAAGCGCTTCTCCTTCCGTTCATCCTCCAAGTCGAAGGACAAAGCCAGTGCCACTAATGGAGGGGCAAGCACAGCGGATAACTGA
- the c2cd2l gene encoding phospholipid transfer protein C2CD2L isoform X4 — protein MMLKDMSWLCLVGLFLTSLLIVLAWLVQYSLALLRLRSPRSVTQSRGDTFWQLPFSLSHQTQAGGVWGSLLKLRFGRDEPASEAGVKGLLASLFSFKSFREHWQKAWVRALNEQACRHGSSIQITFDNSLQLPASAIIDSVTCTDQSARSMVLHCNCAVDTVTFPVTVTQQSPAAVSMDTYQITIEPMLAQLVVCLEEVEEEGLLVTWTFSRQPTFFLTVSPRRLQRENKDAEADLEMIGELVEDTLFSTQPAMILNLKACVSSPAFPRDRLQRGLTPPSQSVPIQRLLLRQLRATCLRGGQSSGEMCCVVSLNQPSTEKRTRFLPRPVSLAASLDWSEDVTLELGPETKELKLRLLERSSKGEKFLPGHASLVLDLPRRSPIGQHVLSVSHGHGLAPVATVTFELQLLEVRDSRGSHSATPLRSSHTPTKKVDVDRTIMPDGTIVTTVTTIQSRPKLDRKMGDSPSRSPSKVEVTEKGPTILSDGLHGVAGSSPTPSQSPLSNGLDPVADTAIRQLTESASKVPISEDDSALSVGYAAAMDAALQGGASNHYGTGHQQDPDETTPSDVSERPSVDDVESETGSTGALETRSLKDHKVGFLRSGTNLFFRRRHRQKDASFSQSHEDISNLGSNSASAATISRKKSGSFSRRLIKRFSFRSSSKSKDKASATNGGASTADN, from the exons ATGATGCTAAAGGACATGAGCTggctgtgtctggtggggttGTTCCTGACCTCCCTGCTGATTGTGTTGGCCTGGCTGGTCCAGTACTCTTTAGCACTACTGCGCCTCAGGAGCCCCAGATCAGTCACCCAGAGCAGGGGGGACACATTCTGGCaacttcccttctccctctcccaccaaaCCCAGGCTGGGGGAGTGTGGGGTTCCCTGTTAAAGCTCAGATTTGGACGAGATGAACCAGCATCTGAGGCAGGAGTGAAGGGCCTGCTTGCCTCTCTGTTCTCCTTCAAGTCCTTCCGGGAACACTGGCAGAAAGCATGGGTCAGAGCACTCAACGAGCAAGCTTGCAGGCACGGG AGTTCCATCCAGATCACCTTTGACAACAGTCTCCAGCTTCCTGCTTCAGCCATAATAGATAGTGTGACCTGCACAGACCAATCAGCTCGCAGTATG GTTTTACATTGTAATTGTGCCGTTGACACAGTAACATTTCCAGTGACAGTCACTCAGCAGTCACCTGCAGCCGTTTCCATGGATACCTACCAGATCACCATAGAGCCAATGCTGGCCCAG TTGGTGGTGtgtctggaggaggtggaggaggagggtctcCTGGTGACCTGGACCTTCTCCAGACAGCCCACCTTCTTCCTCACGGTCTCTCCACGCAGGCtccagagggag AACAAGGATGCGGAGGCAGACCTGGAGATGATCGGAGAGCTGGTGGAGGACACTCTCTTCAGCACCCAGCCAGCCATGATCCTCAACCTTAAAGCCTGTGTCTCCAGTCCTGCG TTCCCCAGGGACCGTCTCCAacggggtctgacccccccgtcTCAGAGTGTCCCCATACAGCGTCTGCTGCTACGCCAGCTCAGGGCCACGTGCCTGCGAGGAG gtcaGTCGTCTGGGGAGATGTGCTGTGTGGTGAGTCTGAACCAGCCCTCCACTGAGAAGAGGACCCGCTTCCTTCCCAGGCCCGTCAGCCTTGCAGCCTCCCTGGACTGGAGCGAGGATGTCACACT GGAACTAGGGCCAGAAACCAAAGAGCTCAAACTACGACTGCTGGAAAGGAGCAGCAAAGGGGAAA AATTCTTGCCTGGCCACGCCTCCTTAGTCCTGGACCTGCCACGGAGAAGTCCTATTGGACAGCATGTGCTGTCAGTCAGCCATGGTCATGGCTTGGCACCAGTTGCAACAGTCACCTTTGAG CTGCAGCTCCTAGAAGTAAGGGATTCCCGTGGCAGCCATAGCGCTAcacccctccgctcctctcatACCCCGACAAAGAAGGTGGACGTGGACCGCACCATCATGCCGGATGGCACCATCGTCACCACAGTGACCACCATCCAGTCACGACCCAAACTGGACCGTAAGATGG GTGACTCTCCCTCTCGGTCTCCATCCAAAGTGGAGGTGACAGAGAAAGGACCCACAATCCTCTCTGATGGCCTCCATGGCGTGGCCGgatccagccccacccccagcc AGAGTCCTCTCTCCAATGGTCTAGACCCAGTAGCTGATACAGCCATCCGGCAGCTGACGGAGTCAGCCAGCAAG GTTCCCATCTCGGAGGATGACTCGGCTCTGTCAGTGGGCTACGCTGCGGCCATGGATGCTGCCCTGCAGGGCGGAGCCTCCAACCACTATGGGACGGGGCATCAACAGGACCCGGATGAGACCACGCCCTCGGACGTGTCGGAGCGGCCCTCGGTAGACGACGTGGAGTCGGAGACGGGCTCCACAGGTGCACTAGAAACACGCAGCCTCAAGGACCACAAAG TGGGCTTCCTCCGGAGCGGGACCAACCTGTTCTTCCGCAGAagacacagacagaaggacGCAAGCTTCAGTCAATCCCACGAAGACATCTCCAACCTCGGAAGCAACTCCGCCTCTGCGGCCACCATTAGCCGCAAGAAATCCGGCAGCTTCTCTCGCCGCCTCATCAAGCGCTTCTCCTTCCGTTCATCCTCCAAGTCGAAGGACAAAGCCAGTGCCACTAATGGAGGGGCAAGCACAGCGGATAACTGA
- the LOC134039209 gene encoding histone H2AX — protein sequence MSGRGKTGGKARAKAKTRSSRAGLQFPVGRVHRLLRKGNYAERVGAGAPVYLAAVLEYLTAEILELAGNAARDNKKTRIIPRHLQLAVRNDEELNKLLGGVTIAQGGVLPNIQAVLLPKKTGQAAPSTGKAGKKASSQSQEY from the coding sequence ATGTCTGGAAGAGGAAAAACTGGAGGAAAGGCCCGTGCCAAGGCGAAGACCCGTAGTTCCCGCGCAGGACTGCAGTTCCCTGTGGGCAGAGTCCACCGTCTGCTGCGGAAGGGAAACTACGCTGAAAGGGTTGGTGCTGGTGCTCCTGTTTACCTGGCTGCTGTGCTTGAATACCTCACTGCTGAAATCCTTGAGCTGGCTGGCAACGCTGCCCGGGACAACAAGAAGACTCGTATCATCCCTCGCCATTTGCAGCTCGCCGTTCGTAACGACGAAGAATTGAACAAATTGCTTGGTGGCGTTACCATTGCCCAGGGAGGCGTCTTGCCCAACATCCAGGCTGTTCTGCTGCCGAAGAAAACCGGACAGGCTGCACCAAGTACTGGCAAGGCGGGAAAGAAGGCCTCCTCTCAGTCTCAAGAATActag